From Mucilaginibacter rubeus, a single genomic window includes:
- a CDS encoding alginate lyase family protein — protein sequence MNNKPKTTFATLLGLALFVALFFTYCTKKQVSPAAQDDAAAKPALKTQATGFVHPGILNTKQTLDYVAQQANSNDANRLAAYQFVLNYCNNHSPSGAYKATVQVAGGVTTPDEIAFKGDALLSYALALRWAKTGTAAYATTVKQILDGWANSFQNFSVTGSQPNQASLEASWAAPTFAAAAEIIKYYIPASGVGGGWTTAENTQFVNFLNNMKDNYINNVPNFNNNWNVSAGYAKMAIGIFEDSQTVYQNGVTAVKTVLPNVIASDGSMNGEICGSHNDYVHYQYSLTGLSYAANIAGIQGDLSIYSASSSRLLTGFNYQYKLMHGTVSPPCSPNGNVNNPIWPGIEVANRHYGTTETSYIASNYVCDSNGLPNGDIGFLCWTNYTHNNVPTTF from the coding sequence ATGAACAACAAACCAAAAACTACCTTTGCAACCCTATTGGGCCTGGCACTTTTCGTGGCCTTATTTTTTACTTATTGCACCAAAAAACAGGTTTCGCCGGCAGCGCAAGATGATGCAGCTGCTAAACCTGCGTTAAAAACTCAGGCCACAGGTTTTGTCCATCCGGGTATTCTTAACACCAAGCAAACCCTTGATTATGTTGCACAACAAGCCAATTCAAATGATGCCAACCGGTTGGCTGCTTATCAGTTTGTGCTTAACTATTGCAATAACCACAGCCCAAGTGGTGCCTACAAAGCCACCGTACAGGTAGCGGGCGGCGTTACCACTCCTGATGAAATTGCTTTTAAAGGCGATGCCCTGCTAAGCTATGCCCTGGCACTACGCTGGGCTAAAACCGGCACCGCAGCTTACGCCACAACTGTAAAACAAATTCTTGATGGCTGGGCCAATAGCTTCCAAAACTTCAGCGTAACCGGCTCACAGCCCAACCAGGCCTCACTTGAGGCTTCATGGGCCGCACCTACTTTTGCTGCAGCCGCCGAAATTATCAAATATTACATCCCGGCCAGCGGCGTTGGCGGCGGCTGGACCACCGCCGAAAACACGCAGTTTGTAAACTTTCTGAACAACATGAAAGATAATTACATCAACAACGTGCCTAACTTCAACAACAACTGGAATGTATCTGCAGGTTATGCTAAAATGGCTATCGGCATATTTGAAGACAGCCAGACTGTATACCAAAACGGCGTTACCGCGGTAAAAACCGTATTGCCAAACGTAATTGCTTCTGACGGTTCAATGAATGGCGAGATCTGCGGCTCACATAACGATTATGTGCACTACCAGTACTCACTTACCGGTTTAAGCTATGCAGCCAATATTGCCGGGATCCAGGGCGATCTTTCTATTTATTCGGCCAGCAGCAGTCGTTTGTTAACCGGATTTAACTACCAGTATAAGCTGATGCACGGCACCGTATCGCCACCATGCTCACCTAATGGTAATGTTAACAATCCTATCTGGCCGGGTATCGAGGTGGCTAACCGTCATTACGGTACTACCGAAACCAGTTATATCGCCAGCAACTACGTATGCGACAGCA
- a CDS encoding TIR domain-containing protein gives MEYKPKIFISCIYKLERDSPQKQIKTAIINKIKDAGFEPQIFLEAGLAEELPWNFTNVYDIIKKCDGAVILGLSRNIKLAAGGTSIGTPTEYNHYEGALAASLKLPLLILSEDGIEERGIFYNGGGFIYTSIPPNADNNWFNNDEYFIGRFNAWKRSVNSRYQVFLGYSGAAKDTANSIITFLTGRLNLKVKEYQTNFLQGGTILEEIEHASNTCQCGIFLFTADDRLDNNQHQASPRDNVIFEAGYFIKSKGKERVLIIREEGVKMPADIGGNIYLSLKNRNDISTVTSDILYFLEKRLFYT, from the coding sequence ATGGAATACAAACCCAAAATATTTATTAGTTGTATCTACAAGCTTGAGCGTGATTCACCACAAAAGCAAATTAAAACGGCGATAATAAATAAAATTAAGGATGCAGGCTTTGAACCTCAGATTTTCCTGGAAGCCGGCCTCGCTGAAGAACTGCCGTGGAACTTCACCAACGTTTATGATATAATTAAAAAATGTGATGGTGCAGTTATACTTGGGTTGTCCAGAAATATAAAACTGGCGGCGGGAGGTACAAGTATAGGGACTCCAACAGAATATAATCATTATGAAGGGGCATTAGCTGCCTCATTAAAGTTACCTTTATTGATATTATCTGAAGATGGGATTGAGGAAAGAGGCATTTTTTATAATGGAGGAGGATTTATTTATACCTCGATACCTCCGAATGCAGATAATAATTGGTTTAATAATGACGAGTACTTTATCGGCAGATTTAATGCATGGAAAAGATCTGTAAACAGCAGATACCAGGTTTTTTTGGGTTATTCTGGTGCAGCTAAGGATACGGCTAATTCAATTATAACTTTCCTTACTGGCAGATTAAACTTAAAAGTTAAAGAATATCAAACCAACTTTTTACAGGGCGGAACTATATTAGAAGAAATTGAGCACGCTTCCAATACATGTCAGTGTGGTATTTTCTTATTTACAGCCGACGACCGCTTGGACAACAACCAACATCAGGCATCCCCCAGAGACAATGTGATATTTGAAGCAGGCTATTTTATAAAATCGAAGGGTAAGGAACGGGTCTTAATAATTCGGGAAGAGGGTGTAAAGATGCCGGCCGATATAGGTGGTAACATTTATCTGAGTCTTAAAAACAGAAATGATATATCTACCGTAACAAGTGATATCCTTTATTTTTTAGAGAAGAGGCTATTTTATACTTAA
- a CDS encoding TRAFs-binding domain-containing protein: MSTISTENQQGTCFVVMGFGKKTDFETNRVLDLDKSYRYMIKPAVEAAGLKCIRADEIVHSGLIDVPMYEQLLKADVVIADLSTSNKNAFYELGVRHALRPFTTIIIAEDGIKAFPFDINHITIRKYHHLGEDIGFEEVMRFREQLTDAIVKIMQVTPRAMDSPVYTYLTGLTPPEIAAAVQSIVQESVDKSSEEQNRGSNKINTELADTALKSETHSALMAKADEAQKKGDWDTAKTVLSLIYQMMKDEIPKKTDLNPFIIQEDPYILQRLALATYKSKIPDEKTALLDAQKLLNTLNPETSNDSETLGLWGAIHKRLWEITKDKIFLDKAVHSYERGFYIMNDHYNGINYAFLLNVRASQSTVPAQAIADYITARNARREVLIICEQWLKNNPLPDAGKVPESILTGCLKNWYWVKATMGEAYLGLEDEEKAKIVLEDAYKSAPEGWMKTSTEEQLEKLRPLLDDSPLKFIRSDV, translated from the coding sequence ATGTCGACAATTAGCACTGAAAATCAACAGGGCACCTGTTTTGTAGTGATGGGTTTTGGTAAAAAGACGGATTTTGAAACCAACCGGGTTTTAGACCTTGATAAATCTTATCGGTATATGATTAAGCCAGCCGTTGAGGCAGCCGGGTTAAAATGCATCCGGGCCGATGAGATAGTTCATTCAGGTTTAATTGACGTCCCGATGTATGAGCAGTTACTTAAAGCCGATGTAGTAATTGCAGATCTCTCTACCTCAAATAAAAATGCTTTTTATGAATTAGGTGTACGACACGCCCTACGTCCTTTCACTACAATAATTATTGCCGAAGATGGGATTAAAGCTTTTCCGTTTGACATTAATCATATTACGATCAGAAAATACCATCATTTGGGGGAAGATATCGGCTTTGAAGAGGTCATGCGTTTTCGTGAACAATTAACAGATGCTATCGTTAAAATAATGCAAGTCACTCCACGTGCTATGGATAGCCCTGTTTATACATATCTTACTGGGCTTACCCCACCCGAAATAGCTGCTGCTGTTCAATCGATAGTACAGGAAAGCGTTGATAAAAGCAGTGAGGAACAAAATAGAGGTTCCAACAAAATCAATACGGAATTGGCGGATACTGCATTAAAATCAGAAACACATAGTGCCTTGATGGCGAAGGCTGATGAAGCTCAAAAAAAAGGAGACTGGGATACTGCAAAAACAGTGTTGTCATTGATTTATCAGATGATGAAAGATGAAATACCCAAAAAGACAGATTTAAATCCATTTATAATACAGGAAGACCCATATATCCTGCAGCGCTTAGCCCTGGCTACCTATAAAAGCAAAATACCCGACGAAAAAACGGCTTTATTAGATGCGCAAAAGTTGCTGAATACATTGAATCCTGAAACATCAAATGATAGTGAAACACTTGGCCTTTGGGGAGCTATACATAAAAGGCTATGGGAAATAACTAAAGACAAAATTTTTCTTGATAAAGCAGTCCATTCTTACGAAAGAGGCTTCTACATAATGAATGATCATTATAACGGAATCAACTATGCCTTTCTTTTAAATGTTCGTGCTTCACAATCAACAGTCCCTGCTCAAGCCATTGCCGACTATATCACCGCCCGTAACGCCAGGCGTGAAGTCTTGATCATATGTGAACAATGGCTTAAAAATAATCCTCTGCCTGATGCTGGGAAAGTTCCCGAAAGTATACTTACAGGGTGTTTAAAAAACTGGTATTGGGTAAAAGCAACTATGGGAGAGGCATATCTTGGTTTAGAGGATGAAGAAAAAGCAAAAATTGTTTTAGAAGACGCTTATAAAAGCGCGCCAGAAGGCTGGATGAAAACTTCAACTGAAGAACAATTGGAAAAGTTGAGGCCATTACTGGACGATTCGCCGTTGAAATTTATACGAAGTGATGTTTGA
- a CDS encoding patatin-like phospholipase family protein, producing the protein MANWGHLQNRYETIKKRKMLALDGGGIRGVLTLGILAEIEQQLKTELKKDDSFRLSDYFDYIGGTSTGAIIAAGLSLGMSVNQLMKFYEDKGEAMFDKAFLLNKVKYFYNDGPLLAQLKQTFGSHDIGLENEAFKTLLLVVTMNRSTDSPWPISNNPFAKYNDRSRPDCNLKIPLYQLVRASTAAPAYFRPETLQWDPKNPDKTFVFVDGGVTPYNNPAFLLYRMATQRAYRLNWETGEDKLMIVSIGTGAAPTEGIYSNLLDTLKELPGNLMYAMQVDQDINCRTVGRCVFGAPIDRELHDMVPMDSAGNIIDDTTDTNRHFRYMRYNADLSTKGLIDLGFDKIDSNDIRQMDSVKNIGKLKEIGEKVGQEQVSVKNHFGPFLKE; encoded by the coding sequence ATGGCAAACTGGGGACATCTTCAAAACAGGTACGAAACAATTAAAAAACGCAAAATGCTTGCCTTAGATGGCGGCGGCATCCGCGGTGTACTTACGCTGGGTATTTTGGCCGAAATAGAACAGCAATTAAAAACAGAATTAAAAAAGGATGATAGCTTCCGTTTGTCGGATTATTTTGACTACATAGGCGGGACAAGTACTGGTGCAATAATTGCAGCAGGTCTATCTCTTGGTATGTCTGTAAATCAATTAATGAAGTTTTATGAAGATAAAGGCGAGGCTATGTTTGATAAAGCCTTTCTTTTAAATAAAGTAAAATATTTTTACAACGATGGCCCTCTGCTCGCTCAACTCAAGCAAACTTTTGGTTCGCATGATATAGGTCTGGAAAATGAAGCGTTTAAAACGTTATTACTTGTAGTAACCATGAACAGATCTACCGATTCGCCATGGCCTATCAGTAACAACCCTTTTGCAAAATACAATGACAGGTCCAGACCTGACTGTAATTTAAAAATACCTCTTTATCAATTGGTGCGCGCAAGTACTGCTGCCCCGGCCTACTTCAGGCCGGAGACCCTGCAATGGGACCCTAAAAATCCTGATAAAACATTTGTATTTGTAGATGGCGGCGTAACCCCTTACAATAACCCTGCATTTTTGTTATACAGAATGGCCACTCAGCGCGCTTATAGATTAAACTGGGAGACCGGCGAAGATAAGCTGATGATCGTATCAATAGGTACTGGGGCGGCTCCGACTGAGGGTATCTATAGTAACCTGTTGGATACATTAAAAGAATTGCCGGGCAACCTGATGTATGCTATGCAGGTTGATCAGGATATCAATTGCCGCACTGTTGGCCGGTGTGTTTTTGGCGCGCCTATAGACAGGGAGTTGCATGACATGGTACCAATGGACAGTGCAGGCAACATTATTGATGACACTACCGATACTAACCGTCATTTCAGATATATGCGCTACAATGCCGATTTGAGCACGAAGGGATTGATTGATCTGGGATTTGACAAAATTGATTCAAATGATATCCGGCAAATGGATTCTGTAAAAAACATTGGTAAATTAAAAGAAATAGGAGAAAAGGTGGGACAAGAGCAGGTATCCGTAAAGAACCATTTTGGCCCTTTTTTAAAAGAATAA
- a CDS encoding RNA polymerase sigma-70 factor: MAALQSLTDPELISLLKEGREDAFTEIYLRYWKLLYNSANSVLANDELAKDIVQNVFISIWQRRADVEIQNLKAYLQQAVRFAVFKSIREQKVNDAFYERLAQVTVEIIHDNPLLYKEQQALLNMLINTLPLDCREAYHLSREENLTYKQIAFQLGISEKTVEKRLSKSLNHIRNGLTVGTCVAVIMHCV; encoded by the coding sequence ATGGCAGCGTTACAATCCCTTACCGATCCCGAACTGATTTCCTTATTAAAAGAAGGCAGGGAAGACGCTTTTACCGAAATTTACCTGAGATACTGGAAGCTTTTGTACAATAGTGCCAATAGTGTATTGGCCAATGATGAACTGGCAAAAGATATTGTTCAAAACGTTTTTATCAGCATCTGGCAGCGACGTGCCGATGTGGAAATCCAAAATTTAAAGGCATACCTGCAGCAGGCTGTACGTTTCGCGGTGTTTAAATCAATCAGGGAGCAAAAAGTAAATGATGCCTTTTACGAACGACTTGCCCAGGTTACCGTAGAGATCATTCATGATAATCCCCTGTTGTATAAAGAGCAGCAAGCCTTATTGAACATGCTGATCAATACCCTGCCATTGGATTGCCGGGAGGCTTACCATTTAAGCCGGGAAGAAAATTTAACCTACAAGCAGATTGCCTTTCAATTAGGCATCTCCGAAAAAACAGTGGAAAAGCGGTTGTCTAAATCTTTAAACCATATCCGTAATGGTTTAACTGTAGGTACTTGCGTGGCAGTTATCATGCACTGCGTTTAG
- a CDS encoding FecR family protein, whose product MEKPIFFELIDKYIAGKATAQEQSLLEEYYKRLSEDTSSSLSSEQEQALQQLMLQNIRLKMNEAISTTPVRHISYFTRYIAAAAVILAFLSIGTYFYLKPTRPTAAQLSAIKSDVAPGTNKAILTLANGSQITLNNAQNGNLAQQGATTIHKAGSGLISYLIGDNSNQQTETGNKTPEYNTITTPRGGEYKIILPDGTQVWLNAASSIRFPVAFSGNERNVETTGEVYFEVTKDKHKPFTVTTGKQTITVLGTHFNVMAYPEEAHIVTTLLEGSVEITDGTNTKFLRPHQQAISGEDIIVTDANEDEAVNWKNGITSFSDADIKTIMRMVSRWYDVDVEYQGQPSSRLFTGSISRKSNLSELLRILTLTHIRFTLEGKRLIVK is encoded by the coding sequence ATGGAAAAGCCCATTTTTTTTGAACTCATAGATAAATACATAGCCGGGAAAGCTACAGCCCAGGAGCAATCCCTGTTAGAAGAATATTATAAAAGGTTATCGGAGGATACCTCATCATCTCTCAGTTCCGAACAAGAACAGGCCTTGCAACAATTGATGTTGCAGAATATCAGGTTGAAGATGAATGAGGCGATTTCTACAACCCCGGTTAGGCATATTTCCTATTTTACACGATACATCGCGGCGGCTGCGGTGATCCTGGCTTTCTTAAGCATCGGGACTTACTTTTATTTAAAGCCCACAAGGCCAACCGCTGCACAGCTAAGTGCCATTAAAAGCGATGTTGCTCCCGGCACTAATAAGGCTATACTTACCCTGGCAAACGGCAGTCAGATTACCCTTAACAACGCGCAAAACGGCAACCTTGCACAACAGGGAGCTACAACAATACATAAAGCGGGTAGCGGGCTTATTTCTTACCTGATAGGCGATAACAGCAATCAGCAAACCGAAACTGGTAATAAAACGCCTGAATATAATACCATTACAACGCCACGCGGCGGCGAGTACAAGATTATCCTGCCCGATGGGACCCAGGTATGGCTTAACGCTGCTTCATCTATCCGTTTCCCTGTCGCTTTTTCGGGTAATGAGCGAAATGTGGAAACTACCGGCGAAGTTTATTTTGAAGTTACCAAGGATAAACATAAGCCTTTTACAGTTACCACCGGCAAGCAAACCATTACTGTTTTGGGTACCCATTTTAACGTGATGGCCTATCCCGAAGAAGCCCATATTGTAACCACGTTGCTTGAAGGATCGGTGGAAATTACCGATGGAACCAACACTAAATTTTTAAGGCCACATCAGCAGGCTATATCCGGTGAGGATATTATTGTTACAGATGCTAATGAAGATGAAGCTGTAAACTGGAAAAATGGGATAACCTCTTTTTCAGATGCCGATATCAAAACCATTATGCGCATGGTATCCAGATGGTACGATGTGGATGTGGAATATCAGGGGCAGCCCTCAAGTCGGTTGTTTACCGGCTCTATCTCCAGGAAATCAAACCTGTCCGAACTGTTAAGAATATTAACCCTTACCCATATCCGCTTTACGCTGGAAGGTAAGCGGCTCATCGTAAAATAA
- a CDS encoding TonB-dependent receptor produces MKITIFLIFLFCLNASASTYAQNINLSEKNTSVQKVIAKIKRQSGFAFWYESKLLKHAGTVSVNLQNGTIQQALDIVLKDLGLVYTITDNTIVIDEKPASAATLPWAQTITGKVTDDKGQPLPGVNVSIKGTSKHTATDANGFYKVIAESNEVIVFTFVGFKKKEVVVNGQQEINVALEMDQSKLNDVVVVGYGSQKKVNLTGAVSTVSGSVLEDRPIPNVGRGLQGQLAGLNVTSSDGQPGRATTFNIRGFTSINGGSPLVLVDGVTTDINNINPDDVASATVLKDAAAAAVYGSRAAFGVILITTKSGSKQSNGKAKVSYSNNVAVHKITNLPDIVTDPATVIDFKNQAYSAYYGVNLYNTAAVDYAQQRSKNPSLPAVIVDPTNPNVYDYFGATNWFNELYKPNNISQTHNLSVSGGSDRITYYVSADYNRQNGVFRYNPDHYDRINMRAKLDFKVTEWMHIYTNTAYNRTVYNYPSLWTSDWTSGDLYHQIGRSNSLSVPRNPDGSYTSDGTYLGFLQGGGRGNTVTNQPQNTIGFTTSWFNNTWRVKGDYTFRSTNNYNQAYHVALPYETGPNQPISYAGHSDASAYSDDNSYQAVNLYTEYEKNFGKHYFKGMVGYNQELNKYNYFSAQNNDLISNQVGYLDVTTGATPSVHGNGYEWAVRGVFSRLNYSYDNKYLLEIDGRYDGSSRFPVNDHYGFFPSASAGWRVSEEPFFKGLRGVVDNLKLRASYGSLGNDQSLGNYDFISTLSSSKIGNILGGSQPTAVYPATLVSPALTWEKVYSKDAGIDITLFGKLNATFDWYQRDTKNMITKGFQLPAVLGATQPKENAADLRTQGWELNLTYTDQFLLAGKPFVFGVRANIWDAQTEITRYNNPNKFWFGGDYYVGQHVGDIMGLTTLGIFQTDAAAKAAPDQSKLQGYYAWNKAGELQYADLNHDGKIDYGDGTIGNSGDAHVIGNTTPRYNFGFGGNFSWNNFDFSIYFQGVGKQSFWPGTSGYYWSSFFSPWDNVYKNIVGNTWTPQNPNAFYPSLKGWRAGDAGQWIDLAVPQTRYTYSAAYIRLKNLTVGYSFNLPVFKKIGVDRLRLYFSGEDLWESDKLPQGFDPEGLSGSWGAGKVYPFQRGYSFGINAKF; encoded by the coding sequence ATGAAAATCACGATATTTTTAATATTTCTATTTTGTCTTAATGCATCGGCCAGTACCTATGCGCAAAATATAAATCTATCGGAAAAGAATACCTCGGTTCAAAAAGTTATCGCCAAAATCAAAAGACAAAGCGGTTTTGCATTCTGGTATGAGAGTAAGTTGCTTAAACATGCAGGTACGGTAAGCGTAAACCTTCAAAATGGAACAATTCAGCAGGCGTTGGATATTGTTTTAAAAGATCTGGGCCTGGTTTATACCATCACCGATAATACTATCGTGATAGATGAGAAACCGGCATCTGCCGCTACTTTGCCCTGGGCACAAACTATTACCGGTAAAGTAACGGATGATAAAGGACAGCCATTGCCGGGTGTTAACGTTAGCATTAAAGGTACCTCAAAGCATACCGCAACAGATGCTAATGGCTTTTACAAGGTTATTGCGGAAAGCAACGAGGTGATAGTTTTTACTTTTGTGGGCTTCAAGAAAAAGGAAGTGGTTGTTAACGGGCAGCAGGAGATCAATGTTGCACTGGAAATGGATCAATCCAAACTGAACGACGTAGTTGTTGTAGGTTACGGCAGCCAGAAAAAAGTAAACCTTACCGGGGCTGTAAGTACAGTAAGCGGAAGTGTTTTGGAAGACAGGCCAATACCAAACGTTGGTCGCGGCTTACAGGGCCAGTTAGCCGGGTTGAATGTTACTTCATCCGATGGGCAGCCGGGAAGGGCTACTACTTTCAATATTCGTGGCTTTACATCTATTAACGGAGGCAGTCCTTTGGTATTGGTGGATGGTGTTACCACCGATATCAACAATATCAACCCTGATGATGTTGCAAGCGCTACGGTATTGAAGGATGCCGCTGCTGCCGCGGTTTACGGTTCAAGGGCGGCGTTTGGCGTTATCCTGATCACTACCAAAAGTGGTTCAAAACAAAGTAATGGTAAAGCAAAAGTAAGCTACAGTAATAACGTAGCCGTTCATAAAATTACCAATCTGCCCGATATTGTTACCGATCCGGCAACTGTGATCGATTTTAAAAACCAGGCGTACTCAGCCTACTATGGAGTCAATTTGTATAATACCGCCGCGGTTGATTACGCGCAGCAGCGTTCAAAAAATCCAAGTTTGCCTGCAGTTATAGTTGACCCTACTAATCCTAATGTTTACGATTATTTTGGCGCTACCAACTGGTTTAATGAACTATATAAACCCAATAACATAAGCCAAACGCATAACCTGAGTGTAAGCGGCGGCAGTGACAGGATCACCTACTACGTTTCGGCAGATTATAACAGGCAAAATGGTGTGTTCCGTTACAACCCTGATCATTATGACCGTATCAATATGCGGGCAAAGCTTGATTTTAAGGTTACCGAATGGATGCATATCTATACCAATACAGCTTATAACCGCACGGTTTATAATTACCCGTCATTATGGACATCGGACTGGACTTCGGGCGATTTGTATCACCAGATCGGTCGCTCCAATTCATTGTCTGTTCCAAGAAACCCTGATGGTTCTTACACTTCTGATGGTACGTATCTTGGCTTTTTGCAAGGTGGCGGCAGGGGCAATACCGTTACCAATCAGCCTCAAAATACCATTGGCTTTACCACATCATGGTTTAATAACACCTGGCGGGTTAAGGGAGACTATACTTTCCGATCGACTAATAATTACAACCAGGCGTATCATGTGGCTTTGCCTTATGAAACCGGCCCCAACCAGCCGATATCTTATGCCGGCCATAGCGATGCTTCCGCTTATTCGGACGATAATTCATACCAGGCTGTTAACCTGTACACCGAGTATGAAAAGAATTTTGGCAAGCATTACTTTAAGGGAATGGTTGGTTATAATCAGGAGCTGAATAAATACAACTACTTCTCGGCCCAGAACAATGATTTGATCAGCAACCAGGTTGGTTATCTTGATGTAACTACCGGTGCAACGCCTTCAGTGCATGGCAATGGCTATGAATGGGCAGTGCGCGGTGTTTTCTCCCGCTTAAACTATTCATATGATAATAAGTACCTTTTAGAGATAGATGGCCGTTATGATGGTTCTTCGCGTTTCCCGGTTAATGATCATTATGGTTTTTTCCCGTCGGCATCTGCAGGTTGGAGAGTATCTGAAGAGCCGTTTTTTAAAGGTTTAAGAGGAGTTGTTGATAACCTGAAACTGCGAGCTTCTTATGGTTCATTGGGTAATGACCAGAGTTTAGGTAACTATGATTTTATCTCAACGCTAAGCTCCAGCAAGATCGGCAATATATTAGGCGGCTCGCAGCCAACCGCGGTTTACCCTGCAACCCTTGTTTCACCGGCACTAACCTGGGAGAAAGTTTATAGTAAGGATGCCGGAATAGATATTACGCTCTTCGGCAAATTGAATGCAACGTTCGACTGGTATCAGCGTGATACAAAAAACATGATCACCAAAGGTTTCCAGCTTCCTGCCGTATTGGGGGCCACACAACCTAAAGAAAACGCGGCGGACCTGCGTACACAAGGCTGGGAGTTAAACCTGACCTATACCGACCAGTTTTTATTAGCGGGTAAGCCTTTCGTGTTTGGTGTGCGCGCCAACATCTGGGATGCGCAAACGGAAATTACCCGTTATAATAACCCTAATAAATTTTGGTTTGGCGGCGATTACTACGTGGGGCAGCATGTGGGCGATATTATGGGTTTAACCACCCTGGGTATTTTCCAGACAGACGCTGCAGCTAAAGCGGCACCAGATCAATCAAAACTACAGGGTTATTATGCCTGGAACAAAGCAGGTGAGCTACAATATGCCGACCTGAACCATGACGGTAAAATTGATTACGGCGACGGCACCATCGGCAATTCGGGCGACGCGCATGTGATCGGTAACACTACTCCCCGTTACAACTTTGGTTTCGGCGGCAATTTTTCATGGAATAATTTCGACTTCAGTATTTATTTCCAGGGCGTAGGCAAGCAGTCGTTTTGGCCTGGTACAAGCGGTTATTACTGGAGCAGCTTTTTTTCGCCATGGGATAATGTTTACAAAAACATTGTGGGTAATACCTGGACACCTCAAAACCCTAATGCCTTTTACCCAAGCCTGAAAGGCTGGCGTGCAGGTGATGCGGGCCAATGGATTGACCTTGCCGTACCACAAACCAGGTATACTTACAGCGCGGCTTATATCCGCCTTAAAAACCTTACGGTAGGCTATTCATTTAACTTGCCTGTATTTAAAAAGATAGGTGTAGACCGTTTAAGGCTGTATTTCAGCGGTGAAGACCTTTGGGAATCAGACAAGCTGCCACAAGGTTTCGACCCTGAAGGATTAAGCGGCAGCTGGGGTGCCGGCAAAGTATATCCATTCCAACGTGGCTATTCGTTCGGTATTAACGCTAAATTTTAA